From a single Chitinophaga sp. Cy-1792 genomic region:
- a CDS encoding acyl carrier protein yields the protein MNLDQFIGNFKSVYDKEPAVLEGTSQFRNIDGWDSMTELALIAMLDDEYNVNLDVKDLTAVNTVEELYQRVLQEKQTMAK from the coding sequence ATGAACCTGGATCAATTCATTGGTAATTTCAAGTCTGTATATGACAAGGAACCTGCTGTTCTGGAAGGAACATCACAATTCAGAAATATTGATGGCTGGGATTCCATGACTGAACTGGCATTGATTGCAATGTTGGATGATGAATATAATGTAAATCTGGACGTGAAGGACCTTACCGCTGTTAATACCGTGGAAGAGCTATACCAGAGAGTTTTGCAGGAAAAACAGACGATGGCAAAGTAA
- a CDS encoding MarC family protein, which translates to MFNIGQILTITFTLFAVIDILGSIPILVSLKEKLGHIDAGKATLASGVLMILFLLAGEPFLRLMSVDVNSFALAGSIVIFIIGLEMILGIELFKSEKDAKAGSVVPIAFPLVAGSGTLTTIMSLKANFDTYNILAGIVVNLVLVYLVLRSLSYIERLLGKAGLMVIRKFFGVILLAIAVRIFKANINL; encoded by the coding sequence ATGTTTAATATCGGCCAAATTCTGACTATTACCTTTACGTTATTTGCGGTAATCGATATTCTGGGGTCTATTCCGATCCTGGTTTCCTTAAAGGAAAAGCTGGGGCATATAGATGCCGGCAAGGCTACTCTGGCATCGGGGGTGCTGATGATATTGTTTCTGCTGGCGGGTGAGCCATTTCTGCGGTTGATGAGTGTAGATGTGAACTCCTTTGCACTGGCAGGTTCTATTGTAATTTTCATCATTGGGCTGGAGATGATACTGGGCATTGAACTTTTCAAGAGTGAAAAGGATGCCAAGGCCGGCAGCGTGGTCCCGATTGCCTTTCCACTGGTAGCGGGATCAGGTACACTCACCACTATCATGTCGTTGAAAGCAAACTTTGACACTTATAATATCCTGGCGGGAATTGTCGTAAACCTTGTACTGGTCTACCTTGTACTCAGGAGCCTCAGTTACATAGAGCGTCTTTTGGGCAAGGCGGGACTGATGGTTATACGAAAATTTTTCGGGGTGATTTTGCTGGCGATCGCAGTGAGGATTTTCAAAGCAAATATCAATCTTTAA
- a CDS encoding helix-turn-helix domain-containing protein yields MTEDIIIQISNKIKEKRKSKGITIQELADKAEVSKGLISQIENNRTVPSLLVLINIIRALNLDMNEFFNEIDQQGQGAKVIVKQKASYQPFEKEPAKGFQYKRVLTKNIKNFPVDIVLLELKKGARRSQLVKTDAYEYKYIIKGQVEYLIDNEKYILEEGDSLFFDGRLGHKPANTGDADALILVVYFFLDNEK; encoded by the coding sequence ATGACAGAGGATATTATTATTCAGATCAGCAATAAAATCAAAGAGAAAAGAAAATCTAAAGGCATTACCATACAGGAACTGGCTGATAAAGCCGAGGTAAGTAAAGGATTGATCTCCCAGATCGAAAATAACCGCACCGTGCCTTCATTGCTGGTGTTAATTAATATTATCCGCGCGCTTAACCTGGATATGAACGAGTTCTTCAATGAAATTGACCAGCAGGGACAAGGCGCAAAAGTCATCGTAAAACAGAAAGCCTCCTATCAGCCATTTGAAAAAGAACCCGCAAAAGGCTTCCAGTACAAACGCGTTCTCACTAAAAACATAAAGAATTTCCCCGTCGATATCGTATTGCTGGAACTTAAAAAAGGCGCCAGAAGATCACAACTGGTTAAAACCGACGCCTACGAGTACAAATATATCATCAAAGGACAGGTGGAATACCTCATCGATAACGAAAAATATATCCTGGAAGAAGGCGACTCCCTCTTCTTCGATGGCCGCCTGGGCCACAAACCAGCCAATACCGGTGACGCTGATGCACTTATCCTCGTCGTGTATTTCTTCCTCGACAATGAAAAATAA
- a CDS encoding T9SS type A sorting domain-containing protein: MPELQTLNIANTAITNGTQPGSKQYALKLWNYLSSMYVSSALPADFNSSETQSALKTVVNYGAGNSFSFSNALKYFNGASGDQQGIWSFSTAHQMAEVSVNSAPALLDIDYNSYYLKLDNSTLATYDDLSFNPYLFLRTQLFGPLATYDGAKNYSLVQYITSGNNYRSAYTEYGGGSENYNSYMRLLPHEQVSFSNKIPANYTGAAAPNNLGSGTFTFVSDFRNIPFNQLSKSYTNIRVDSSSGQTLVAPAYTSNSYFVLECRSPFAITNAYLLANWQVSNNSNITVEYSPDNINWNLLYTKSSSTPSDSIPLNSALTTNSKDYTFYLRFSFTNQTSLYTSAIQQLSIVRNFQVSKYFIPQLALGNNAVKISSASQSPKNLNFSYNWSDDFSNNIPVIGNETAPVPAVGQQMYTPGFRFQWPAATDPDNDAIVEYHFQLSDDSLMSYPLNSNFNRYISPLNSAVAPNFSPEITNFLNPGTKYYWHVRAMDSRGGWSNWGPIWSFTAGGPGKITSLDYDFSDDSTITVHWGKPITGNQPKNYQIHVSNTRGFYPAGATLFTRVTDTTFTFNYNQFPFTYINVLTEDVNGNVSTPFDYIEVLAPAVMNNVDKRRIAMRSATENGYPISYTTSDTTVTLRNNIMYYKSAGRAVVYASYLNKAGNVVRGAKQIVYSTTLPDEFAQTNSFSSNDTTITLSVGGKLSTDNNVMKKVSYQYNLYNYYLPAFGPLQKLTLSNRGTKRIDSISIVANQMANFYSLGDISNQISQSTDVTNSYNKSLAIMKLVADNHLYYFPPAPFKSLEIEDPIRMLSSYGYGNCFMIANTVKFINTQMTGDSLWIWGLNGGAHGVAEVKTSPGHFGVIDADREAFYLQLDNTTLASFEDILFDKYLFIRTKHFGPGLAYSSSNNYSYYNDYISNDNYRAAYTQYGTQRPTATLPMQLKPGEQITFDNSSTASTWHHVTLPLPDSTNVADIIANGTITYTPSLSNNLADIFAYSSNINQVKQASDSVMQLLPVSETTAQFVIRMSSSFVMTGGKLMPTWRAGANAWTVDFSKDSINWSPLISRQNTMGIVTDTIDLAAAIDPTTVDGTYLYYLRFTCNATTDDNLNSITNIFVQSNFQVSKFFIPQLKLGSNSLRVKSYGSDSHLAVKVEWKENNDNDPLPAITSPVFPLDGATVDSSSFTFRWTPPALNDDDSIADYQFQLSEDPTFTHTLSPNFNLYIAAKNQGVNPYYTPEVTDFLLPNKQYYWRVRSLDSRGAWSSWSQSWKFTINKPGTVLNIDYNVLTSSTVQLTWSANPVGTSPVSYYIMGSSERGFYPSMAVVVGTTSDTSFQVPIANYNSYYRIVAADAQGNLSTPSTYVTVSPAIQIKAASSYQALSATIVNTYNLSYQSGDTSIVKTDGSGNIIGNNPGLTYVIRSFINDLGYVVRQEKQIINVTPNVSSSVLMNKWAPDNQPGLANQLAVMNNDASSPAVDFDFTLSPNPSAGNITLRTDKVAQFPLRYNISDNSGRIVKAALITSNTFSLQLSDLQQGSYFFSVIGANGAVLTKKFILIK; encoded by the coding sequence TTGCCAGAATTACAAACCTTAAACATTGCGAATACTGCTATTACTAACGGAACACAACCAGGTAGTAAGCAATACGCGCTGAAGCTATGGAACTACCTTTCTTCCATGTATGTAAGTTCCGCACTGCCTGCAGATTTTAACTCTTCTGAAACACAGAGTGCGCTCAAAACAGTAGTCAATTATGGAGCCGGCAACTCATTTTCTTTCTCTAACGCACTGAAATATTTCAATGGTGCTTCAGGCGACCAGCAAGGCATCTGGTCTTTTAGCACCGCCCACCAGATGGCGGAGGTTTCAGTGAATTCCGCTCCTGCACTGTTAGACATAGACTATAATAGCTATTATCTTAAGCTGGATAACAGCACACTCGCCACTTACGACGACCTGTCATTCAACCCTTACCTGTTTTTAAGAACACAGTTATTTGGCCCATTAGCCACCTATGACGGCGCCAAGAACTATTCACTTGTTCAATACATTACGTCTGGAAATAACTATAGATCTGCATATACGGAATACGGAGGAGGATCGGAAAATTATAATTCGTATATGCGGCTACTCCCACATGAGCAGGTATCTTTCTCAAACAAAATTCCTGCTAATTATACTGGCGCTGCGGCGCCAAATAACCTGGGGAGTGGTACTTTTACCTTTGTCAGCGACTTCCGCAATATTCCATTTAACCAGCTGTCTAAAAGTTATACAAATATTCGTGTCGACTCCTCTTCGGGGCAGACGCTGGTAGCTCCTGCATATACGTCTAACTCTTATTTCGTGTTAGAATGCAGATCACCATTTGCTATAACAAATGCCTATCTGCTTGCAAACTGGCAGGTATCTAACAACAGTAATATTACAGTTGAGTATTCTCCGGATAATATTAACTGGAACTTGCTGTATACTAAAAGCTCCAGCACTCCTTCAGATAGTATACCCCTCAACAGCGCCCTGACTACTAACAGTAAAGACTATACGTTTTATCTTCGTTTTTCATTTACAAATCAAACGAGTTTATACACATCTGCCATTCAGCAACTATCAATTGTCAGAAATTTCCAGGTAAGTAAATACTTTATTCCTCAACTAGCCTTGGGTAATAATGCAGTTAAGATTTCCAGTGCATCTCAATCACCTAAAAATCTTAATTTCTCATATAACTGGTCAGATGATTTCAGCAATAATATTCCGGTCATAGGCAATGAAACAGCTCCCGTTCCTGCGGTAGGCCAACAGATGTATACGCCTGGGTTCAGGTTTCAATGGCCGGCAGCAACAGATCCAGACAATGATGCAATAGTTGAATATCATTTCCAGCTATCAGATGATTCGTTGATGTCTTATCCATTGAATTCGAATTTCAACAGGTATATCTCTCCCCTTAATTCTGCAGTTGCACCAAACTTCTCTCCTGAGATTACAAATTTCCTGAATCCAGGCACTAAATATTACTGGCATGTGCGTGCCATGGATAGCAGAGGAGGGTGGAGTAATTGGGGCCCTATATGGTCATTTACGGCTGGAGGTCCAGGGAAAATAACGTCTTTGGATTATGATTTTTCGGATGATTCTACCATTACTGTACATTGGGGCAAACCAATAACAGGAAATCAGCCAAAGAATTACCAGATCCATGTGAGTAATACCCGCGGTTTCTATCCCGCTGGCGCGACATTATTTACACGTGTGACGGATACCACTTTCACGTTCAATTACAACCAGTTTCCATTTACTTACATAAATGTGCTCACAGAGGATGTTAACGGGAATGTGAGTACGCCATTTGATTACATCGAAGTACTCGCGCCTGCAGTGATGAATAATGTTGATAAGAGAAGGATTGCGATGAGGTCCGCAACTGAAAATGGTTATCCGATTTCCTATACAACAAGCGATACTACCGTAACGCTTAGAAACAACATCATGTATTACAAATCAGCAGGACGTGCCGTAGTGTATGCCAGCTACCTCAACAAAGCAGGCAATGTAGTCCGTGGTGCCAAGCAGATCGTTTATTCCACTACACTTCCGGACGAATTCGCACAAACAAATTCATTTTCTTCCAATGACACCACTATCACACTTTCTGTAGGAGGTAAACTGTCTACAGATAATAATGTCATGAAAAAGGTGTCGTACCAGTATAACTTATACAACTATTATCTGCCGGCTTTTGGCCCATTGCAGAAGCTGACACTTTCCAACAGAGGCACAAAAAGAATTGATTCTATCAGTATAGTTGCCAACCAAATGGCCAACTTCTATTCACTGGGAGATATTTCAAATCAGATTTCGCAGTCAACTGATGTTACTAATTCTTATAATAAGTCTTTAGCCATCATGAAGCTGGTAGCGGATAATCACCTCTATTACTTCCCTCCTGCTCCATTCAAGTCATTGGAGATAGAAGACCCGATCAGGATGCTTTCTTCTTATGGTTATGGCAACTGCTTTATGATTGCCAATACAGTGAAGTTCATCAATACCCAGATGACGGGCGATTCATTATGGATCTGGGGATTAAACGGAGGAGCCCATGGCGTGGCAGAGGTAAAGACCAGTCCAGGGCACTTTGGGGTAATAGATGCTGACAGAGAAGCATTTTACCTCCAGCTTGACAACACAACGCTGGCATCTTTCGAAGATATCCTGTTTGATAAATATCTCTTTATCAGAACAAAACATTTTGGACCTGGTCTTGCATATAGTTCTTCCAACAATTATAGTTATTACAATGATTATATCTCAAATGATAACTATCGCGCTGCTTATACCCAATATGGTACACAGCGGCCAACTGCTACGCTGCCAATGCAATTAAAACCAGGCGAACAGATTACATTTGATAACAGCAGTACCGCATCCACCTGGCATCATGTGACATTACCACTACCAGACTCCACCAATGTTGCAGATATCATTGCAAATGGCACTATTACCTATACACCATCACTGAGTAATAACCTTGCCGATATATTTGCATATTCGTCCAATATAAATCAGGTTAAGCAGGCTTCGGATTCGGTCATGCAACTTTTACCTGTAAGTGAAACTACCGCACAATTTGTCATCAGGATGAGCTCATCTTTCGTAATGACGGGAGGCAAGCTAATGCCGACCTGGAGAGCAGGTGCGAATGCCTGGACAGTTGATTTCTCGAAAGACAGTATTAACTGGTCACCGCTGATCAGTCGTCAGAATACAATGGGTATTGTTACCGATACGATTGATCTGGCTGCTGCCATTGATCCTACTACTGTTGACGGTACTTACCTGTACTATTTAAGGTTTACCTGCAATGCAACTACAGATGACAATTTGAATAGTATCACCAATATTTTTGTCCAGAGTAATTTTCAGGTGAGCAAATTCTTTATACCGCAGTTGAAGTTGGGCAGCAATTCACTCAGGGTCAAGTCATACGGCAGCGATAGCCATCTGGCGGTTAAGGTTGAGTGGAAGGAAAACAACGATAATGATCCGTTACCGGCAATCACCTCACCAGTATTTCCACTGGATGGAGCTACGGTAGACAGCAGCTCCTTTACTTTCCGCTGGACTCCTCCGGCACTTAACGACGATGACAGCATCGCTGACTATCAGTTCCAGCTGAGTGAAGATCCAACATTTACGCATACGCTATCACCTAACTTCAACCTCTATATTGCGGCCAAGAATCAGGGGGTAAATCCTTACTATACACCAGAGGTAACAGACTTCCTGCTTCCAAATAAGCAGTATTACTGGCGTGTGCGATCACTGGATTCCCGTGGTGCGTGGAGCAGCTGGAGTCAGTCATGGAAGTTTACTATCAACAAACCTGGAACAGTATTAAATATTGACTATAATGTACTTACCAGTTCAACGGTTCAATTAACATGGTCAGCAAATCCGGTGGGTACCAGCCCTGTTTCCTACTATATCATGGGCTCAAGTGAAAGAGGTTTTTATCCTAGCATGGCAGTTGTCGTAGGTACCACTTCCGACACATCCTTTCAGGTGCCTATTGCAAATTACAATAGTTACTACAGGATTGTGGCCGCAGATGCACAAGGCAATTTAAGTACACCAAGTACATATGTCACCGTTTCACCAGCGATACAGATTAAGGCAGCATCTTCGTATCAGGCACTATCGGCGACGATTGTTAACACATACAATCTGTCTTATCAGTCTGGTGATACATCTATCGTAAAAACTGATGGTAGTGGAAATATAATAGGTAATAATCCAGGGCTTACCTACGTCATCAGGTCATTCATTAATGACCTTGGATATGTTGTTCGGCAGGAGAAACAGATCATTAATGTCACGCCTAATGTATCCAGCAGTGTACTTATGAATAAATGGGCTCCTGATAACCAGCCTGGTTTGGCCAATCAGCTGGCCGTTATGAACAATGATGCCAGTTCTCCGGCGGTCGATTTTGACTTTACTTTAAGTCCGAATCCAAGCGCCGGTAATATCACTCTTCGGACCGACAAAGTTGCTCAATTCCCGCTACGCTATAACATTAGTGATAACAGTGGCAGGATTGTAAAAGCAGCATTGATTACATCTAATACGTTTTCATTGCAATTATCCGACCTGCAACAGGGAAGTTATTTCTTTAGCGTAATAGGTGCCAATGGAGCGGTTCTTACGAAGAAATTCATACTGATAAAATAA
- a CDS encoding glycosyltransferase family 2 protein: MKILAQLPLVEVLMATYNGEKYISEQIQSIINQDYPEWHILVRDDGSKDRTVEIVRGFIKKYPGKISLVEDNERGLGSSGNFYRLMQHAKAPYIMLSDQDDVWMNDKITVTMNKLAEMEQHFGNNIPLLVFTDLSVVNNSLTVINPSFWKAQALDPEICRKTYKTVAQSTITGCTVMINKKALEYIFPVPIQSMQHDHWMGIVIGYHGKTDYINRPTIYYRQHQHNDVGMKEINAGYLLSKWNRVYGMYKECYLLKYRAKLNFSLMAAVIFKLAFNTKRVFLKKK, translated from the coding sequence GTGAAAATCTTAGCTCAGTTGCCATTAGTTGAAGTTTTAATGGCGACATATAATGGAGAAAAATATATATCTGAACAAATTCAATCGATAATAAACCAGGATTACCCGGAATGGCATATCCTGGTTCGTGACGATGGTTCGAAAGATCGCACCGTTGAAATTGTCAGAGGCTTTATTAAAAAGTATCCTGGTAAAATCAGCCTGGTAGAAGATAATGAGAGAGGATTAGGTTCCTCCGGAAACTTTTACAGGTTAATGCAACATGCTAAGGCTCCATATATCATGCTCTCCGATCAGGACGATGTCTGGATGAATGATAAGATCACCGTTACAATGAATAAACTTGCAGAAATGGAACAACATTTTGGGAACAATATCCCTTTATTGGTGTTTACTGATCTGAGCGTAGTTAATAATTCACTGACTGTAATTAATCCGTCGTTCTGGAAGGCGCAGGCACTTGATCCCGAAATCTGCAGAAAGACCTATAAAACAGTTGCACAAAGCACCATTACCGGTTGTACCGTGATGATTAATAAAAAAGCACTGGAGTATATTTTTCCCGTGCCGATACAGTCAATGCAACATGATCATTGGATGGGAATCGTTATCGGGTATCATGGTAAAACAGACTATATCAACAGACCTACCATTTACTACAGACAACACCAGCACAATGATGTAGGAATGAAGGAAATCAATGCAGGATACCTGCTGAGCAAATGGAACAGAGTCTATGGAATGTACAAAGAATGCTACCTCCTGAAATACAGGGCTAAATTGAACTTCTCTCTGATGGCTGCTGTTATTTTCAAATTAGCTTTTAACACTAAAAGAGTGTTTCTCAAAAAGAAATAA
- a CDS encoding ABC-F family ATP-binding cassette domain-containing protein, with amino-acid sequence MHYVTVEGLTKSYGVKPLFRNISFHIEEGDKIALVALNGAGKSTLLKILLGKEAPDEGKVWIHKDVTVVMLEQQADFNLSKSVIENIFDHSHPVLNAIKEYELLTEEGLEPDPEKLSAAITKMDELNAWHFDSKVKQILGKLNIHHLDQPIGSLSGGQQKRVALAKVLIDIGFEHKHVLLIMDEPTNHLDVSMIEWLENYLDQEKVTLLLVTHDRYFLDSVCNEIMELDQEQLFVYKGDYENYLEKKASREESDKASVEKARNIYRKELEWMRKQPKARTTKSKSRQDNFYEVKEKATTRIQDQQLELNVKMTRLGGKILELKKVYKAYGELIILKGFDYTFKKGERVGVVGKNGVGKSTFINMLLGKEQPDSGKINVGETIVFGDYSQSGLEIKEDMRVIEYVKNIAENFPLADGTKVSAAQFLELFLFPAEKQYTFISKLSGGEKRRLHLLSILFRNPNFLVLDEPTNDLDLPTLSILESFLQEFQGCVIIVSHDRYFMDKLVDHLFVFEGEGNIRDYPGNYTQYREAEREEDRRKLADAKKEPEKQVVTQAAPAVENKARKMSFKEKRELELLEKEIEALEAEKKQIDEQLSSGALPYEQIAPLSHRIGEVIALLDEKGMRWLELSEMAG; translated from the coding sequence ATGCATTATGTTACAGTAGAAGGACTTACGAAATCATACGGCGTAAAACCATTATTCCGCAATATTTCTTTCCATATAGAAGAAGGGGATAAAATAGCCCTGGTGGCCTTAAACGGCGCCGGAAAATCCACATTGCTCAAAATCCTGCTGGGGAAAGAAGCTCCCGATGAAGGGAAAGTCTGGATCCATAAGGATGTAACTGTTGTCATGCTGGAGCAACAGGCGGACTTCAATCTCTCTAAATCAGTTATTGAAAATATATTCGATCATTCGCACCCGGTGCTGAATGCAATTAAAGAATACGAACTACTCACCGAAGAAGGCCTGGAGCCGGACCCGGAAAAATTATCTGCCGCAATCACCAAAATGGATGAACTGAATGCATGGCATTTCGATTCCAAAGTGAAGCAGATCCTGGGTAAACTCAATATCCACCACCTTGACCAACCTATCGGTTCCCTGTCTGGTGGCCAGCAAAAAAGAGTGGCTCTGGCTAAAGTGCTGATAGACATTGGGTTTGAACATAAGCATGTACTCCTGATTATGGATGAGCCCACCAACCACCTGGACGTAAGTATGATTGAGTGGTTGGAGAACTACCTCGATCAGGAAAAAGTCACCTTACTGCTGGTAACCCACGACCGCTACTTCCTGGATAGCGTTTGTAATGAAATTATGGAGCTGGACCAGGAACAACTGTTTGTCTATAAGGGCGATTACGAAAATTACCTGGAGAAGAAAGCATCCAGGGAAGAAAGTGATAAAGCAAGCGTGGAAAAGGCCCGGAATATCTATCGTAAGGAGCTGGAATGGATGCGCAAGCAGCCGAAGGCCCGTACAACCAAGTCTAAATCCCGACAAGATAACTTCTATGAAGTAAAGGAGAAGGCCACTACACGCATTCAGGACCAACAGCTGGAACTGAATGTGAAAATGACCCGCCTGGGTGGAAAAATCCTGGAGCTTAAAAAGGTCTATAAAGCTTACGGGGAACTCATCATCCTGAAAGGGTTTGACTATACTTTCAAGAAAGGGGAGCGTGTAGGCGTAGTTGGTAAAAATGGGGTGGGGAAATCTACCTTTATCAACATGTTACTGGGTAAGGAACAACCTGATTCCGGGAAGATTAACGTAGGAGAAACCATTGTTTTTGGTGACTACTCACAATCTGGCCTGGAAATTAAGGAAGATATGCGTGTGATTGAGTATGTGAAGAATATTGCCGAGAACTTCCCGCTCGCTGACGGCACAAAAGTAAGTGCAGCGCAGTTCCTGGAGCTATTCCTGTTTCCGGCAGAAAAGCAATATACCTTTATCTCTAAACTGAGTGGCGGTGAAAAGCGTCGTTTGCACCTGCTGAGTATACTTTTCCGTAACCCCAACTTCCTGGTGCTGGATGAGCCGACCAACGACCTTGACCTTCCAACACTGAGTATCCTGGAGTCTTTCCTGCAGGAATTCCAGGGATGTGTAATTATTGTGAGCCATGACCGCTATTTTATGGATAAACTGGTAGACCACCTGTTTGTTTTTGAAGGAGAAGGGAACATAAGAGATTACCCGGGTAATTACACCCAATACAGGGAAGCAGAGCGGGAAGAAGATAGACGTAAACTGGCAGATGCGAAAAAAGAACCTGAAAAGCAGGTTGTTACGCAGGCAGCTCCAGCTGTGGAGAATAAAGCCAGAAAGATGTCTTTCAAGGAAAAACGTGAACTCGAGCTGCTGGAGAAAGAAATTGAAGCGCTGGAAGCAGAGAAGAAACAGATTGATGAACAATTATCTTCCGGAGCATTGCCATATGAGCAGATAGCGCCACTTTCACATCGTATCGGAGAAGTTATTGCGCTCCTGGATGAAAAAGGAATGCGCTGGCTGGAATTAAGCGAAATGGCAGGATAA
- a CDS encoding 3-oxoacyl-ACP synthase III family protein, whose product MDAFLRGISYYLPEIAVSNEVLVGEFPEWDVDKIMAKVGIRNRYVTSKKEFTSDIATKAGRKLMEEYDISPDTFDMLIVCTQSPDYFLPTTACIVQENLGLPTTVGAFDYNQGCSGYIYGLAMAKGFIASGTAKNILLITAETYSKHIHPLDKGNRSIFGDAASASWISADKGFARIDHCVLGTDGRGAQHLIVRNGGLRNPKNHQTVTNEEELKAAGDYLFMDGPEIFNFTLKAVPELLNRTLEKNNTEIASVDWVIFHQANKFMLDQLRKKMKIPEEKFLLFMENCGNTVSSTIPIVLKEQLAVNKFESNNKVVLCGFGVGFSWGGTVLQF is encoded by the coding sequence ATGGATGCGTTTTTAAGAGGCATTTCCTACTATCTGCCTGAAATTGCTGTGTCGAACGAAGTACTGGTAGGCGAATTTCCTGAGTGGGATGTAGATAAAATTATGGCCAAAGTAGGTATCAGGAACAGATACGTAACTTCGAAAAAAGAATTTACATCTGATATTGCAACTAAAGCCGGAAGAAAGTTGATGGAAGAATATGATATTTCTCCTGATACATTCGATATGCTAATAGTATGCACACAAAGCCCGGACTACTTTTTGCCGACAACCGCATGTATCGTTCAGGAAAATCTGGGATTACCTACAACGGTGGGGGCATTTGATTATAATCAGGGATGCTCCGGCTACATATATGGATTGGCGATGGCAAAAGGATTTATTGCCAGCGGGACTGCCAAAAACATTTTGCTGATCACGGCAGAAACCTACAGTAAACATATTCACCCACTCGATAAGGGCAATCGTAGCATCTTCGGTGATGCCGCTAGTGCAAGCTGGATTTCTGCTGATAAGGGTTTCGCCAGAATTGATCATTGTGTACTTGGTACAGATGGAAGGGGAGCACAGCATCTCATCGTTAGAAATGGAGGATTGCGTAATCCCAAAAACCATCAGACTGTTACAAATGAAGAGGAGTTGAAAGCTGCCGGTGACTACCTGTTTATGGATGGTCCTGAAATCTTCAATTTCACCCTTAAAGCTGTGCCGGAACTGCTGAATAGAACCCTGGAGAAAAATAATACAGAAATAGCATCAGTAGACTGGGTTATTTTTCACCAAGCCAATAAATTTATGTTGGACCAGCTTAGAAAGAAGATGAAAATTCCTGAAGAGAAATTTTTATTGTTCATGGAAAATTGCGGTAATACGGTGTCTTCCACCATTCCGATTGTATTAAAGGAACAACTAGCTGTCAATAAATTTGAAAGCAACAACAAAGTCGTATTATGTGGCTTTGGTGTTGGGTTTTCATGGGGTGGTACGGTGCTTCAGTTCTAA